Proteins encoded by one window of Streptacidiphilus sp. PB12-B1b:
- a CDS encoding alkaline phosphatase family protein: MLCTALGVTGLGPLGAVPAAATGISVATGAVLGSNLVTDGGAEQATGDPTGYTQVPIPGWTVTGSLTAVPYTAGGGFPTASSPGSPTRGSYFFAGGNGSGTATATQTEDVSALAARIDTGTIGYNLSGWLGGYSTQGDAAQVTATFLNSAGAALGSSTIGPVTASDRGETTEFLQRAATGNLPVGTRSVQIVLSAVDSYGYNDGYADDLSLVLSQSSTSGNLLANPGAEAGEGSGTGYDQTTIPGWQEYGMVTAVKYAAGGGFPTASSPGSPNRGANFFSGGAEGNSSLTQSVNVSAAASAIDTGTVTANLSGWLGGYATQGDSAQVTATFLNAAGASLGTGSIGPVSATDRGLATGMLQRSSTVAVPVGTRSISVVVQFTVSTGPYDDGYADDLALTLSTPLPAAPAPVPPVSTVPVLDHVFFVMMENEDNSQIIGNTSQAPYLNSLATKYAVSGNEIALAHPSDPNYVGFFSGSTWGYDEDSTSTALNVNNLADEIEAAGKTWKFYNQTMPSPCYTSSSGEYEADDTPFTWFSDIAGNTARCDAHILPLTSMAGDLSSTATTPDFAWLSADDCYDMEGCGITSGDTWLSQTLPTILNSPSWQTQKDVIIITWDEDDKANDQTPEQHIPTLVIGSPNAPVKTGGFTSQNRYTGYSLTRTVEGALGLPPMTLNDAYAAPLNDFFTHAG; encoded by the coding sequence TTGCTGTGCACAGCCCTCGGGGTCACCGGCCTCGGCCCGCTGGGGGCCGTCCCCGCCGCCGCCACCGGGATCTCCGTTGCCACCGGGGCCGTCCTGGGCAGCAATCTGGTCACCGACGGCGGCGCGGAGCAGGCCACCGGCGACCCGACCGGGTACACCCAGGTCCCGATCCCGGGCTGGACCGTCACCGGCAGCCTCACCGCCGTCCCGTACACCGCCGGGGGCGGCTTCCCGACCGCGAGCAGCCCCGGCTCGCCGACCCGGGGCAGCTACTTCTTCGCCGGCGGCAACGGCAGCGGCACCGCCACCGCCACCCAGACCGAGGACGTCTCCGCGCTGGCCGCCCGGATCGACACCGGGACCATCGGCTACAACCTGTCCGGCTGGCTCGGGGGCTACAGCACCCAGGGCGACGCCGCCCAGGTCACCGCCACCTTCCTGAACTCCGCCGGAGCCGCGCTCGGCAGCAGCACCATCGGCCCGGTCACCGCCTCCGACCGCGGCGAGACCACCGAGTTCCTCCAGCGCGCCGCCACCGGCAACCTGCCCGTGGGCACCCGCAGTGTGCAGATCGTGCTCAGCGCCGTCGACTCCTACGGCTACAACGACGGCTACGCCGACGACCTGTCGCTGGTCCTGAGCCAAAGCAGCACCAGCGGCAACCTGCTGGCCAACCCCGGCGCGGAGGCGGGCGAGGGCTCGGGCACGGGGTACGACCAGACCACCATCCCGGGCTGGCAGGAGTACGGGATGGTCACCGCCGTCAAGTACGCCGCCGGCGGCGGCTTCCCGACCGCCTCCTCCCCCGGCTCGCCGAACCGGGGTGCCAACTTCTTCTCCGGTGGCGCCGAGGGCAACTCCTCGCTCACCCAGTCGGTGAACGTCTCCGCCGCCGCCTCCGCCATCGACACCGGCACGGTCACCGCGAACCTGTCCGGCTGGCTCGGCGGCTACGCGACCCAGGGCGACAGCGCGCAGGTCACCGCCACCTTCCTGAACGCCGCCGGGGCCTCGCTCGGCACCGGCTCGATCGGCCCGGTCTCGGCCACCGACCGCGGGCTGGCGACCGGCATGCTGCAGCGGTCCAGCACCGTGGCGGTGCCCGTCGGCACCCGCAGCATCAGCGTGGTGGTCCAGTTCACCGTGTCCACCGGCCCCTACGACGACGGCTACGCCGACGACCTGGCGCTGACCCTGTCCACCCCGCTGCCCGCCGCCCCCGCGCCGGTGCCGCCGGTGTCGACCGTGCCGGTGCTGGACCACGTCTTCTTCGTGATGATGGAGAACGAGGACAACTCCCAGATCATCGGCAACACCAGCCAGGCCCCCTACCTCAACAGCCTGGCCACGAAGTACGCCGTCTCCGGCAACGAGATCGCCCTCGCCCATCCGAGCGACCCCAACTACGTCGGCTTCTTCAGCGGCAGCACCTGGGGCTACGACGAGGACTCGACCAGTACCGCGCTGAACGTGAACAATCTCGCAGACGAGATCGAGGCGGCCGGCAAGACCTGGAAGTTCTACAACCAGACCATGCCCAGCCCCTGCTACACCTCCAGCAGCGGCGAGTACGAGGCCGACGACACGCCCTTCACCTGGTTCAGCGACATCGCCGGCAACACCGCCCGCTGCGACGCCCACATCCTGCCGCTGACCAGCATGGCCGGTGACCTCTCCAGCACCGCGACCACTCCCGACTTCGCCTGGCTGTCGGCCGACGACTGCTACGACATGGAGGGCTGCGGCATCACCTCCGGGGACACCTGGCTCAGCCAGACCCTGCCGACCATCCTCAACTCGCCCTCCTGGCAGACCCAGAAGGACGTCATCATCATCACCTGGGACGAGGACGACAAGGCCAACGACCAGACCCCCGAGCAGCACATCCCCACCCTGGTCATCGGCTCGCCGAACGCCCCGGTGAAGACCGGCGGCTTCACCTCGCAGAACCGCTACACCGGTTACAGCCTCACCCGTACCGTCGAGGGCGCGCTCGGCCTGCCGCCGATGACCCTGAACGACGCGTACGCAGCCCCGCTCAACGACTTCTTCACCCACGCGGGCTGA
- the chrA gene encoding chromate efflux transporter, which yields MDSKEQTERRPVALGAVLREWGRIGCTGFGGPPAHIALLRKLCVEQRGWITEGDFEDGIAATNLLPGPASTQLAIFTAWRLRGVPGALVGGIAFIVPGLAMILALAALFLADSPPLWVKGAAAGAGAAVAAVAVQAAASLAPASWKRAGALRAARARWAAYALAGALAAMLIGPWMVLVLLAAGAAEVAVRTRRTQPHQGRRTAWPLPLAAAAPAAGGLLAVAWVAFKVGALSYGGGFVIIPLMQANAVHTYHWMTDSQFLNAVALGQITPGPVVQTVAVVGYAAAGVPGGLLAAAVAFTPSFLFVILGAPRFDRLRADARVQAFLTGAGPAVIGAITGSAVPLALALQHPWQDGVLAAAAVWLLAARRGVVGTLLGAAALGVGAALIGWPVS from the coding sequence GTGGACAGCAAGGAGCAGACTGAACGGCGCCCGGTCGCTCTGGGGGCCGTCCTGCGCGAGTGGGGCCGGATCGGCTGCACCGGCTTCGGTGGCCCACCGGCCCACATCGCCCTGCTGCGCAAGCTCTGCGTCGAGCAGCGCGGCTGGATCACCGAGGGCGATTTCGAGGACGGCATCGCGGCGACGAATCTGCTGCCGGGCCCCGCCTCCACGCAGCTGGCGATCTTCACGGCCTGGCGTCTGCGGGGCGTTCCCGGGGCGCTGGTCGGCGGGATCGCGTTCATCGTGCCCGGCCTGGCGATGATCCTCGCCCTGGCGGCCCTGTTCCTCGCGGATAGCCCGCCGCTGTGGGTCAAGGGTGCCGCTGCCGGAGCCGGGGCGGCCGTCGCGGCCGTCGCCGTCCAGGCCGCCGCCTCGCTGGCCCCCGCGAGCTGGAAGCGGGCCGGGGCCCTGCGGGCCGCCCGGGCCCGCTGGGCGGCCTACGCCCTCGCGGGCGCCCTCGCCGCCATGCTGATCGGCCCGTGGATGGTCCTGGTGCTGCTCGCCGCCGGTGCCGCCGAGGTCGCCGTCCGCACCCGCCGCACCCAGCCGCACCAGGGGCGGCGGACGGCCTGGCCGCTGCCGCTGGCCGCCGCAGCCCCCGCGGCAGGCGGACTGCTCGCCGTGGCCTGGGTCGCCTTCAAGGTCGGCGCACTGTCCTACGGCGGCGGGTTCGTGATCATCCCGCTGATGCAGGCCAACGCTGTCCACACCTACCACTGGATGACCGACAGCCAATTCCTCAATGCCGTCGCGCTCGGCCAGATCACCCCCGGACCCGTCGTCCAGACCGTCGCCGTCGTCGGTTACGCCGCCGCCGGAGTCCCCGGCGGACTCCTGGCCGCTGCCGTCGCCTTCACCCCCTCCTTCCTGTTCGTCATCCTCGGCGCACCCCGCTTCGACCGCCTACGGGCCGACGCCCGCGTACAGGCGTTCCTCACCGGAGCCGGCCCCGCCGTGATCGGCGCCATCACCGGCTCCGCGGTCCCCCTCGCCCTCGCCCTGCAGCACCCCTGGCAGGACGGCGTCCTGGCCGCGGCGGCGGTATGGCTGCTCGCCGCGCGCCGGGGCGTGGTCGGCACCCTGCTGGGAGCCGCAGCCCTCGGCGTCGGCGCGGCCCTCATCGGCTGGCCCGTCTCCTGA
- a CDS encoding response regulator transcription factor, with amino-acid sequence MTTVLIVDDQPLQRFGFRMLLESAAGTQVLGEAWNGAEAVRQTAALRPDVVLMDVRMPGMDGIEATRRIVASGGRSRVLVLTTFDVDDYAYAALRAGASGFLLKDALPEELLAGIRAVAAGDAVIAPGLTRRLLDAYADRLPGAPRPSDPQTHPRLRALTEREYEILHAIGQGWSNAEIAERLVLSESTVKTHVGRVLAKIGARDRIQAVILAYDLGLVRPLPPDGR; translated from the coding sequence ATGACCACCGTGCTCATCGTGGACGACCAGCCGTTGCAGCGCTTCGGGTTCCGCATGCTGTTGGAGAGCGCCGCGGGTACGCAGGTGCTCGGCGAGGCATGGAACGGCGCCGAAGCTGTACGCCAGACCGCGGCCCTGCGTCCGGACGTGGTGCTGATGGACGTGCGGATGCCCGGGATGGACGGTATCGAGGCCACCCGCCGGATCGTCGCCTCCGGCGGCCGGTCCCGGGTCCTGGTGCTGACCACCTTTGACGTGGATGACTACGCGTACGCGGCGCTGCGTGCCGGGGCCAGCGGGTTCCTGCTCAAGGACGCTCTGCCGGAGGAACTGCTGGCGGGCATCCGGGCCGTGGCCGCAGGGGATGCCGTGATCGCTCCCGGCCTCACCCGCAGGCTCCTCGACGCCTACGCCGACCGCCTCCCCGGCGCGCCGCGGCCGTCGGATCCGCAGACCCACCCCCGACTGCGGGCGCTGACCGAGCGGGAGTACGAGATCCTGCACGCCATCGGTCAGGGCTGGAGCAACGCCGAGATCGCCGAGCGCCTGGTGCTCTCGGAGAGCACGGTCAAGACTCATGTCGGCCGGGTGCTGGCGAAGATCGGGGCCCGTGACCGCATCCAGGCCGTGATCCTCGCCTACGACCTCGGCCTGGTCCGCCCGCTCCCGCCGGACGGGCGCTGA
- a CDS encoding sensor histidine kinase has translation MDDDGRVTVMTGLSAEEAIWSHPLVARLLRLCRRLQRSDRLRPWLADAFLVVAVLLVFGLPDLLQHGDHQPSGDRVNALPLGLAVSVQLGLALPLLWRRRYPVPVFAVVAAVFTAQWSADVWLHTDVTLFLALYSVVRNGPLRRLPWVGAATAAALVPAVVQVSVVVSPLVALFFLCSAATAAAALGLAVRIGTAYLGALRERAARLEVERDQRSRLAAAAERTRVAREMHDIIGHNLAVIIGLADGGSYAAAASPQRGQEALRLIAGTGRQALDELRRMLGVLREEPSRIGELSPQGPELSPQPGVADLDALCARVRAAGPTVTYRTVGDLDALDRSHQLTVYRIAQEALTNSLKHAGTDTRAQLTVAVAGTGEAPQVRIRVEDSGRPDDTTGRVGTEPRNNEGQGIAGMRERAALYDGWVTAAGRPGGGWVVEAVLNPAQMAVAAS, from the coding sequence ATGGACGACGACGGGCGGGTGACTGTGATGACGGGCTTGAGCGCCGAGGAGGCGATCTGGAGCCATCCCCTGGTGGCCCGTCTGCTCCGGTTGTGCCGACGCCTCCAGCGGAGCGACCGGCTGCGGCCCTGGCTGGCGGACGCCTTCCTGGTGGTCGCCGTGCTGCTGGTCTTCGGCCTGCCGGACCTGCTGCAGCACGGCGACCACCAGCCGAGCGGCGACCGGGTCAACGCGCTGCCGCTGGGCCTGGCCGTCTCCGTGCAACTCGGACTGGCGCTGCCACTGCTGTGGCGGCGGCGCTACCCGGTCCCGGTCTTCGCCGTGGTGGCCGCCGTCTTCACCGCGCAGTGGAGCGCGGACGTGTGGCTGCACACCGATGTCACCCTCTTCCTGGCCCTGTACAGCGTGGTTCGGAACGGCCCGCTTCGCCGACTCCCCTGGGTCGGCGCGGCCACCGCGGCGGCGCTGGTGCCCGCGGTCGTACAGGTGTCGGTGGTGGTCTCGCCGCTGGTCGCGCTGTTCTTCCTGTGCAGCGCGGCCACGGCCGCCGCCGCGCTGGGCCTGGCCGTGCGGATCGGCACGGCCTACCTGGGCGCGCTGCGCGAGCGCGCCGCCCGGCTGGAGGTCGAGCGCGACCAGCGCAGCCGCTTGGCCGCAGCTGCCGAGCGCACCCGGGTCGCCCGCGAGATGCACGACATCATCGGCCACAACCTGGCCGTGATCATCGGGCTCGCCGACGGAGGCAGCTATGCCGCCGCCGCCTCGCCGCAGCGCGGCCAGGAGGCGCTGCGATTGATCGCCGGGACGGGTCGGCAGGCCCTTGACGAGTTGCGCCGGATGCTGGGCGTGCTACGCGAGGAGCCGTCCCGGATCGGGGAGCTCTCACCCCAGGGCCCGGAACTGAGCCCGCAGCCCGGGGTCGCCGACCTGGACGCGCTGTGCGCGCGGGTCCGCGCCGCCGGACCGACGGTCACCTACCGGACCGTCGGCGACCTGGACGCGCTCGATCGGAGCCATCAGCTGACGGTGTACCGGATCGCACAGGAGGCGCTCACCAACTCCCTCAAGCACGCGGGTACCGACACCAGGGCGCAGTTGACCGTCGCCGTGGCGGGAACCGGGGAAGCCCCGCAGGTCAGGATCCGGGTTGAGGACAGCGGCCGCCCCGACGACACGACCGGCCGTGTCGGAACGGAGCCCCGGAACAACGAGGGGCAGGGCATCGCCGGGATGCGGGAGCGGGCCGCCCTGTACGACGGGTGGGTGACCGCCGCCGGTCGCCCGGGCGGTGGCTGGGTGGTGGAGGCCGTGCTCAACCCGGCGCAGATGGCCGTAGCGGCGTCATGA
- a CDS encoding ABC transporter permease: MSTTTVPEAPARAERPAYKVTTTRVVRAEWAKFWSLRSSWITLGVALVFILAFGLIRDWRYTVMMNAGHVHDPEVLGANAVGLSLFGLNFGQLAVGVLGVLVTAGEYSTGMIRSTLAAVPRRLPVLWSKALIFGVVAFLLGVVAAFTAFGIGTGILSGTRAALGFGDAGVVRALIMAGAYLALIGICGVALGSLLRSVAGGIAVLLGTLLLVPGLMELLPTSWQNNVSQFLPDHAGDSMYALHQDVHTLSATAGLLVLAGWTALALAGAAYRLKRSDA; this comes from the coding sequence ATGAGCACCACCACGGTTCCTGAGGCCCCGGCTCGCGCCGAGCGCCCGGCCTACAAGGTCACCACCACCCGGGTGGTACGGGCGGAGTGGGCCAAGTTCTGGTCGCTGCGGTCCAGTTGGATCACGCTCGGTGTGGCCCTGGTCTTCATCCTCGCATTCGGTCTGATCCGGGACTGGCGCTACACGGTGATGATGAACGCCGGCCATGTGCACGATCCGGAGGTGCTGGGCGCGAACGCGGTCGGCCTTTCGCTGTTCGGGTTGAACTTCGGGCAACTCGCCGTGGGCGTGCTCGGCGTCCTGGTCACCGCCGGCGAGTACTCGACCGGGATGATCCGCTCGACGCTGGCGGCCGTGCCGCGCCGGCTGCCGGTGCTCTGGTCCAAGGCGCTGATCTTCGGCGTGGTCGCGTTCCTGCTGGGCGTCGTCGCCGCGTTCACGGCCTTCGGCATCGGTACCGGCATCCTCTCCGGGACCAGGGCCGCGCTCGGCTTCGGTGACGCCGGGGTGGTGCGGGCGCTGATCATGGCGGGGGCGTATCTGGCGCTGATCGGCATCTGCGGCGTCGCCCTGGGCTCGCTGCTGCGCTCGGTCGCGGGTGGAATCGCCGTGCTGCTGGGCACCCTGCTGCTGGTCCCCGGGCTGATGGAACTGCTGCCGACGAGCTGGCAGAACAACGTCAGCCAGTTCCTGCCGGACCACGCGGGCGACTCGATGTACGCGCTGCACCAGGATGTGCACACGCTTTCCGCCACCGCCGGGTTGCTGGTGCTCGCGGGCTGGACCGCCTTGGCGCTGGCGGGCGCGGCTTACCGGCTCAAGCGCAGCGACGCCTGA
- a CDS encoding ABC transporter ATP-binding protein, whose product MIVAQQLTKRYGEKTAVDRLDFTVKPGTVTGFLGPNGAGKSTTMRMIVGLDAPSSGSVTVNGRRYAAHTAPLQEVGALLEAKSIHPGRSAFNHLNSLALTHGIPRRRVEEVIELTGLQSVARRRAGAFSLGMGQRLGIAAALLGDPATVMLDEPVNGLDPEGVLWIRNLLTGLAAEGRTVFVSSHLMSEMALTADHLIVVGRGRLLADTTVKDLIRQSGGDTVKVASSDPARLRELLAGPGVEITGRSGSEELEVTGLAARTIGLKAAEHSIALFELSTKGVSLEQAFMELTRDDVEYHGSTTVPTAELAGSAA is encoded by the coding sequence ATGATCGTGGCGCAGCAGCTGACCAAGCGGTACGGCGAGAAGACGGCGGTGGACCGGCTGGACTTCACGGTCAAGCCGGGTACGGTGACCGGGTTCCTGGGGCCGAACGGCGCGGGAAAGTCCACCACGATGCGGATGATCGTCGGCCTGGACGCGCCGAGCAGCGGATCGGTCACCGTCAACGGCCGCCGCTACGCGGCGCACACCGCTCCGTTGCAGGAGGTCGGCGCACTGCTGGAGGCCAAGTCGATCCACCCCGGGCGCTCGGCGTTCAACCACCTCAACTCACTCGCGCTGACCCACGGCATCCCTCGCCGCCGGGTGGAGGAGGTCATCGAGCTGACCGGCCTGCAGTCGGTGGCGCGCCGCCGGGCCGGAGCGTTCTCGCTCGGCATGGGCCAGCGGCTGGGTATCGCGGCCGCGCTGCTGGGTGACCCGGCCACGGTCATGCTGGACGAGCCGGTCAACGGGCTGGATCCGGAGGGCGTGCTGTGGATCCGCAACCTGCTGACCGGTCTGGCGGCCGAGGGCCGCACGGTCTTCGTGTCCTCGCACCTGATGAGCGAGATGGCGCTGACCGCCGACCACCTGATCGTCGTCGGCCGGGGACGGCTGCTGGCCGACACCACCGTCAAGGACCTGATCCGGCAGTCCGGCGGTGACACCGTCAAGGTCGCCAGCTCCGACCCGGCCCGGCTGCGTGAGCTGCTGGCCGGTCCCGGTGTGGAGATCACCGGCCGGTCCGGCTCCGAGGAACTGGAGGTCACCGGCCTGGCCGCGCGCACGATCGGACTGAAGGCGGCAGAGCACAGCATCGCCCTGTTCGAGCTCAGCACCAAGGGCGTCTCGCTCGAGCAGGCCTTCATGGAGCTCACCCGCGACGACGTGGAGTACCACGGCAGCACCACCGTCCCGACCGCCGAGCTCGCAGGGAGCGCAGCATGA
- a CDS encoding DUF11 domain-containing protein produces MTGQMPDTAQQPVQFPITESFTGAAPENPHWRLLGTARLSEGALELTPDTQSKAGTAFLDQPFSSSLGVSIDFDYSCEGGSGQGLGDGFSLYLIDGSRTTEPGARGGALGYSYIKDGSVNLPGVSAGYVGVGFDNFGNFAAPSSGPGGPGRRQDTLGVRGSGDLLTGFAWLAGAEVPGGFRAGWQAGAHLQVTIIGGRLTVRCSSTSDPDGTVLIQDLDLAAGPGQTQMPATFKLGFAAGTGGATAAHRIRNLNVALPVLMPLEMTGPLTAKAGHRISYTIGVQNQGPNDAPDAVVRGEVPAQLVDTEVTCRGENGAVCGAGSTDGGLEQPVSLPRGSKAVITLRGTVDPHYEGTLTTTSRITSATRANTAAQQSGQVTTTAELPLITVGQKIAGQWDQTWPEDAKGWLVSYNLTLAANEHRVTAWEISFDVPERTRINPQQTQWYRVIKDGLEGIVVIGSPGGGSHTIDPGTPLPVDVQLLYPSQSAAGNGELRGLYAVEVANP; encoded by the coding sequence ATGACCGGTCAGATGCCCGACACCGCGCAGCAGCCGGTGCAGTTCCCGATCACCGAATCGTTCACCGGCGCAGCCCCCGAGAATCCGCACTGGCGGCTCCTGGGTACCGCGCGGCTGAGCGAGGGCGCCCTGGAGCTGACGCCGGACACCCAGTCGAAGGCGGGCACGGCCTTCCTCGACCAGCCGTTCTCCTCCTCGCTGGGGGTGAGCATCGACTTCGACTACTCCTGCGAGGGCGGCAGCGGCCAGGGCCTCGGCGACGGGTTCAGCCTCTACCTGATCGACGGGAGCCGCACGACCGAGCCCGGGGCCCGCGGCGGCGCACTGGGCTACTCCTACATCAAGGACGGCTCGGTCAACCTCCCTGGTGTCAGCGCCGGCTACGTCGGCGTCGGCTTCGACAACTTCGGGAACTTCGCCGCGCCCTCCAGTGGCCCCGGCGGTCCCGGTCGACGCCAGGACACCCTTGGCGTTCGTGGCTCCGGCGACTTGCTCACCGGCTTCGCCTGGCTGGCCGGCGCGGAGGTGCCCGGCGGCTTCCGGGCCGGATGGCAGGCGGGCGCGCACCTGCAGGTGACCATCATCGGCGGGCGCCTGACCGTGCGGTGCTCCAGCACCTCGGACCCCGACGGCACCGTGCTGATCCAGGACCTCGACCTCGCCGCCGGCCCCGGCCAGACGCAGATGCCGGCGACGTTCAAGCTCGGGTTCGCGGCCGGAACCGGCGGGGCCACCGCCGCCCACCGCATCCGCAACCTGAACGTCGCCCTGCCCGTCCTCATGCCGCTGGAGATGACCGGCCCGCTGACCGCCAAGGCCGGCCACCGGATCTCGTACACCATCGGCGTCCAGAACCAGGGGCCCAACGACGCCCCCGACGCCGTCGTGCGCGGCGAGGTGCCTGCCCAACTGGTCGATACGGAGGTGACCTGCCGCGGGGAGAACGGCGCGGTGTGCGGCGCCGGATCCACCGACGGCGGCCTCGAACAGCCGGTCAGCCTGCCCAGGGGCAGCAAGGCGGTGATCACTCTGAGGGGCACCGTCGACCCCCACTACGAAGGCACCCTCACCACCACCAGCCGCATCACCTCGGCCACCCGGGCCAACACCGCCGCCCAGCAGTCCGGACAGGTCACCACCACCGCCGAACTGCCCCTGATCACCGTCGGCCAGAAGATCGCCGGCCAGTGGGACCAGACCTGGCCCGAGGACGCCAAGGGCTGGCTCGTCAGCTACAACCTCACGCTGGCGGCCAACGAGCACCGTGTGACGGCCTGGGAGATCTCCTTCGACGTCCCCGAGCGCACCCGCATCAACCCCCAGCAGACCCAGTGGTACCGGGTCATCAAGGACGGCCTGGAGGGAATCGTCGTCATCGGCTCCCCCGGCGGGGGCTCCCACACCATCGACCCCGGCACCCCGCTGCCCGTCGACGTCCAGCTCCTCTACCCCTCCCAGTCCGCCGCCGGCAACGGTGAGCTCCGCGGCCTGTACGCCGTCGAGGTCGCCAACCCCTGA
- a CDS encoding glyoxalase: MKRTLLLNLIIPVAAVAVLAVPTASSAQTPAARARLAVGTQYDSTHVYVTPGSVNAFVTSWEATFGGTNTKQVVTDVTPTPSSTVSELVLSPVGTLSVFDYQTPAPYPFGAERTGWLVTDLDQGVRAAEADGADLVVSPFDDPIGKDAVIQFPGGIDAQLYVHNTPPSYAPLASVPQNRIYLSPDAVHAFLHTYLRFTDGRTTSDNRHADGAQIGLPGTQYRRITISSPFGDTVVTVTDGHLPYPFGRETTGYSVTDLDATIAKAQTAGAKVLWGPYTSKTLDSAILQFPGGYTAEIHATPSH; this comes from the coding sequence ATGAAGCGCACGCTCCTCCTCAACCTGATCATCCCGGTTGCCGCCGTCGCCGTGCTCGCAGTCCCGACAGCGTCCTCGGCACAGACCCCGGCCGCCCGTGCGCGGCTGGCGGTCGGCACGCAGTACGACTCCACCCACGTCTACGTGACCCCGGGATCAGTCAACGCCTTCGTCACCAGCTGGGAGGCGACCTTCGGCGGCACCAACACCAAGCAGGTGGTCACCGACGTCACCCCGACACCCAGCAGCACCGTCTCGGAGCTGGTGCTCTCCCCGGTCGGCACCCTGTCGGTCTTCGACTACCAGACCCCCGCCCCCTACCCGTTCGGCGCCGAACGGACCGGCTGGCTGGTCACCGACCTCGACCAGGGCGTCCGCGCCGCCGAGGCCGACGGCGCGGACCTGGTGGTCTCCCCCTTCGACGACCCCATCGGCAAGGACGCGGTGATCCAGTTCCCCGGCGGCATCGACGCCCAGCTGTACGTCCACAACACCCCACCGTCCTACGCCCCGCTGGCCAGCGTCCCGCAGAACCGCATCTACCTCTCACCGGACGCGGTCCACGCCTTCCTGCACACCTACCTCCGGTTCACCGACGGCCGCACCACCTCCGACAACCGGCACGCCGACGGCGCGCAAATCGGCCTGCCCGGCACCCAGTACCGCCGGATCACCATCAGCTCACCCTTCGGCGACACGGTGGTCACCGTCACCGACGGCCACCTGCCCTACCCCTTCGGCCGCGAGACCACCGGCTACTCGGTCACCGACCTCGACGCCACCATCGCCAAGGCCCAGACCGCCGGAGCGAAGGTGCTCTGGGGCCCCTACACCTCCAAGACCCTGGACAGCGCCATCCTCCAGTTCCCCGGCGGCTACACCGCCGAGATCCACGCCACACCGTCCCACTGA
- a CDS encoding putative quinol monooxygenase: protein MSKIGLLARIEAKPEFADQVEALLRGALELARAEDLTLTWFAFKESPTVFGIFDTFEDEEGRTAHLNGKIAAALMEIAPTMLAVAPDIRTVDLLAAKLP, encoded by the coding sequence ATGTCGAAGATCGGTCTGCTGGCCCGCATCGAGGCCAAGCCCGAGTTCGCCGACCAGGTGGAGGCCCTGCTGCGGGGAGCACTGGAGCTGGCCCGAGCGGAGGACCTCACCCTGACCTGGTTCGCCTTCAAGGAGAGCCCCACCGTGTTCGGGATCTTCGACACCTTCGAGGACGAGGAGGGTCGCACCGCACACCTCAACGGCAAGATCGCCGCAGCGCTGATGGAGATCGCCCCCACCATGCTCGCGGTCGCCCCCGACATCCGCACCGTCGACCTGCTGGCGGCCAAACTGCCCTGA
- a CDS encoding GlxA family transcriptional regulator, protein MRIAVLVLDGVFDSGLASVLDVLQWANELREQVPQPPPAWQVTMVGFSSTVRTGAGHAVEAAPVDRAAQCDLLLVPAVAERRPEALVGYVSGPAAAPARELLVDARAKGTQVASACAGTFLFAEAGILNGLRATTTWWLSPLFRSRYPQVALDQSRMVTSCEGVTTAGAAFGHVDLALSIVRRRSPALSDLVGNYLVIDERPSQAAHTMTGTLAASDPTVAAFERWAREHLHEPLSVKDAAGALGISERTLQRTTRAVLGTSPVRFVQDLRIEQATHLLRSTNHSIEAISRRVGYENANTLRILLRERTGTTAGHHRRGGDSASGAGSTGRTTGVAG, encoded by the coding sequence ATGCGGATAGCTGTGCTCGTTCTTGACGGGGTCTTCGACTCGGGGCTGGCCTCGGTCCTGGACGTCCTGCAGTGGGCCAACGAGCTGCGGGAGCAGGTGCCCCAGCCGCCGCCCGCCTGGCAGGTCACCATGGTCGGCTTCAGCAGCACCGTGCGCACCGGCGCGGGTCACGCGGTCGAAGCCGCTCCGGTCGACCGGGCCGCGCAGTGCGATCTGCTGCTGGTGCCTGCAGTGGCCGAGCGGCGCCCCGAGGCGCTGGTGGGCTACGTGTCCGGGCCCGCTGCGGCCCCCGCGCGGGAACTGCTCGTCGACGCCCGGGCCAAGGGCACACAGGTCGCCTCCGCCTGTGCGGGAACGTTCCTGTTCGCCGAAGCGGGAATCCTGAACGGTCTGCGGGCCACCACCACCTGGTGGCTCTCCCCGCTGTTCCGGAGCCGCTATCCGCAGGTGGCACTCGATCAGAGCCGGATGGTCACCAGCTGCGAGGGTGTCACCACCGCCGGAGCGGCCTTCGGCCACGTCGACCTGGCGCTGAGCATCGTGCGCCGCCGCAGCCCCGCCCTGAGCGATCTGGTCGGCAATTACCTGGTGATCGACGAACGCCCCTCCCAGGCCGCCCACACCATGACCGGTACCCTGGCGGCCAGCGATCCGACCGTCGCCGCGTTCGAGCGCTGGGCGCGCGAGCACCTGCACGAGCCGCTCAGTGTCAAGGACGCCGCCGGGGCCCTCGGCATCAGCGAACGCACCCTGCAGCGCACCACCCGGGCTGTCCTGGGCACCTCGCCGGTCCGCTTCGTTCAGGACCTGCGCATCGAGCAGGCCACCCACCTGCTGCGCAGTACCAACCACTCGATCGAGGCCATCTCCCGACGCGTCGGCTACGAGAACGCCAACACCCTGCGCATTCTGCTGCGCGAACGCACCGGTACCACCGCCGGACACCACCGCCGCGGCGGGGACAGCGCCTCCGGGGCCGGCAGCACCGGACGCACCACCGGTGTCGCAGGCTGA